A single window of Hyphomicrobiales bacterium DNA harbors:
- a CDS encoding exported hypothetical protein (Evidence 5 : Unknown function): MRPSILPSLLMNWFGAAAKSAAMAISPACSRAPFGRSSAEAGAIEKMVMKMAEDMDLIDTIVPLFWSPVTAGRAAPRVQEYRVIYQLACQWVRYACFRNQGLEADGFDHRPSLGDLQILALRDRLILTVFGQMTHCQISINIGFYCSLYSKSLLSNEVGLIG, from the coding sequence TTGAGACCGTCCATCTTACCGTCCTTGTTGATGAACTGGTTCGGTGCGGCGGCAAAGTCGGCAGCCATGGCGATCTCGCCCGCCTGTAGCAGAGCGCCCTTCGGCAGGTCGTCGGCAGAGGCCGGAGCCATCGAGAAAATGGTCATGAAAATGGCGGAAGATATGGATCTAATAGACACGATAGTTCCCCTTTTTTGGTCACCGGTGACCGCTGGAAGGGCGGCTCCACGAGTTCAGGAATATCGTGTAATATATCAGTTGGCATGTCAATGGGTGCGGTATGCCTGCTTTCGGAATCAGGGATTGGAGGCAGATGGGTTTGATCACCGTCCGAGCTTAGGCGATCTGCAGATCCTTGCCTTGCGCGACAGACTGATCTTGACAGTATTCGGACAAATGACACATTGCCAAATTTCGATAAATATCGGATTTTACTGCAGTTTGTACAGCAAATCTCTGTTGTCGAACGAGGTCGGCTTGATCGGCTGA
- a CDS encoding hypothetical protein (Evidence 5 : Unknown function), with translation MVGENSIPENNAESQGIGQIAFLTRDIRPGRGGWSGSTA, from the coding sequence ATGGTCGGCGAAAACAGCATTCCGGAAAACAACGCCGAGTCCCAGGGCATCGGTCAGATTGCCTTCTTGACGAGGGACATCCGGCCGGGGCGGGGCGGCTGGTCCGGATCGACCGCATAG
- a CDS encoding MBL fold metallo-hydrolase, whose product MSLDVASRSGRPGPEELVPSRYAVRIGEIDVLVVSDGVLPLPTKMLGHNVAETERASWLNEMFLPPDAFDWALNVVLVRSGEQVILIDAGLGLDPELNLPRAGQLVKRLEAAGIDLGSVTDVVLTHMHMDHVGGLLVEGVKDRLRPDLRIHVAAAEVKFWEAPDFTHVNMPAGFPDALRSAAKRFAQEYRSHLRLFDEEHEVAPGVIVRRTGGHTPGHSVVRLSSGGDRLTFAGDAVFAVGFEHPDWYNGFEHDPEEAARVRQRLLTELAGTGEQLVATHLPFPSVGRVAVEGTAFRWVPVFWDY is encoded by the coding sequence ATGAGCCTAGACGTCGCTTCACGCTCCGGACGACCGGGGCCCGAAGAGCTGGTCCCGTCGCGCTACGCGGTGCGGATCGGCGAGATTGATGTTCTGGTGGTCAGCGACGGGGTGCTGCCGCTCCCGACCAAGATGCTGGGGCATAACGTCGCCGAGACCGAGCGGGCCAGTTGGCTGAACGAGATGTTCCTGCCGCCCGACGCTTTCGACTGGGCGCTGAACGTCGTCCTGGTGCGCAGTGGCGAGCAGGTCATACTTATCGACGCCGGGCTGGGTCTTGATCCGGAACTGAACCTACCGCGGGCCGGACAACTGGTTAAGCGCCTGGAGGCCGCCGGCATCGATCTCGGTTCCGTCACCGACGTGGTGTTGACCCACATGCATATGGACCATGTCGGCGGTCTCCTCGTCGAGGGGGTGAAGGACCGACTGCGGCCGGACCTGCGGATCCATGTGGCGGCCGCCGAGGTGAAATTTTGGGAGGCGCCCGACTTCACGCACGTCAACATGCCAGCGGGTTTCCCGGATGCGCTTCGGTCGGCCGCCAAGCGGTTCGCGCAAGAGTATCGCAGTCACCTGCGGCTGTTCGACGAGGAACACGAGGTCGCGCCGGGTGTCATCGTCCGCCGCACGGGCGGCCACACGCCGGGACACAGCGTGGTCCGTCTGTCCTCCGGCGGCGACCGCCTGACGTTCGCCGGTGATGCCGTTTTCGCTGTGGGGTTCGAACACCCTGACTGGTATAACGGCTTCGAGCACGATCCCGAGGAAGCGGCCCGCGTTCGCCAACGTCTTCTGACGGAGCTGGCGGGGACCGGCGAACAGCTCGTGGCCACCCACCTCCCATTCCCATCGGTCGGCCGGGTCGCGGTCGAGGGCACCGCCTTCCGCTGGGTTCCCGTCTTCTGGGATTATTGA
- a CDS encoding Polar amino acid transport system substrate-binding protein: protein MSLNHTGSAFTAAFVSLFIGCATAEAAVDCPIKVADSSLLTPGEAVVSINPVSPPMQYVDPRSGELKGMRVEVGDAILERLCLKQKKIRVDDFGTMIPGLQAGRWDMINTGVFFTDARIKIIYMVRYENQAIAVSTRPGDAGKFKAVEDLAGKTIGVDIGGYEENKLKQLDQELQAKGLPAIKIAIFNDTNIDYQALKAGQVDANFTIEAVAKEYADRGISQVALKGLYPSPVALAFRNKDFALAVADTLTKMKADGSYQAIFDKYGKSIWEGPFDVKGPGI, encoded by the coding sequence ATGTCTCTCAATCATACAGGAAGTGCATTTACCGCAGCGTTCGTCTCACTTTTCATTGGTTGTGCGACGGCGGAGGCTGCCGTCGACTGCCCGATCAAGGTTGCCGATTCCAGCCTTCTCACCCCCGGCGAGGCGGTCGTCTCGATCAACCCGGTTTCGCCGCCGATGCAATATGTCGATCCCAGGTCCGGCGAGCTGAAGGGTATGCGCGTCGAGGTGGGTGATGCCATTCTCGAGCGGCTCTGCCTGAAGCAGAAGAAGATCCGCGTCGACGATTTCGGCACGATGATTCCGGGCCTGCAGGCCGGCCGCTGGGACATGATCAACACCGGCGTCTTCTTCACCGACGCTCGCATCAAGATCATCTACATGGTTCGCTACGAGAACCAGGCGATCGCCGTCTCTACACGTCCGGGCGATGCCGGCAAGTTCAAGGCCGTCGAGGATCTGGCGGGCAAGACGATCGGCGTCGATATCGGCGGCTATGAGGAAAACAAACTCAAGCAGCTCGATCAGGAACTTCAGGCGAAGGGCCTGCCGGCGATCAAGATCGCCATCTTCAACGACACCAATATTGACTATCAGGCGCTGAAGGCCGGCCAGGTGGATGCGAACTTCACCATCGAGGCCGTCGCCAAGGAATATGCCGACCGTGGCATTTCTCAAGTTGCGCTAAAGGGACTTTATCCCTCGCCGGTGGCGCTTGCCTTCCGCAACAAGGATTTCGCGCTGGCGGTAGCCGACACGCTGACCAAGATGAAGGCGGACGGCAGCTACCAGGCGATCTTCGACAAATACGGCAAGAGCATCTGGGAAGGCCCGTTCGACGTGAAGGGTCCGGGTATCTGA
- a CDS encoding Polar amino acid transport system substrate-binding protein, whose translation MTIFSMAPASADDLPKGALLQAGEIAMAADFAAAPNQFINKDGKMDGLNYDLCGGLAQKMGLKIQWTNLAFPGLVPGLQARRFDGLCTAIFINPDRLKIMNMVPYVQWGEGLMVAKDSDLGKCAYKSGEDASYDACFDTLAGKSVSVAASGTTNRNLRGHSQRMVGKGLAPIDIRAFDSNSEAIQAIAAGQAVAAYLNDPQAAYYINNTNPNFKLSFTGYASNQLALAVMKDNTALADALVKGLEALKADGSYAKILAKWGVAEVPSFTYSK comes from the coding sequence ATGACCATTTTCTCGATGGCTCCGGCCTCTGCCGACGACCTGCCGAAGGGCGCTCTGCTACAGGCGGGCGAGATCGCCATGGCTGCCGACTTTGCCGCCGCACCGAACCAGTTCATCAACAAGGACGGTAAGATGGACGGTCTCAACTACGACCTTTGCGGCGGCCTTGCCCAAAAGATGGGCCTGAAGATCCAATGGACCAACTTGGCGTTTCCGGGCCTGGTTCCCGGTCTGCAGGCGCGTCGTTTCGATGGTCTCTGCACTGCGATCTTCATCAATCCCGACCGCCTAAAGATCATGAACATGGTGCCCTACGTGCAGTGGGGCGAAGGCCTGATGGTCGCTAAGGACAGCGACCTCGGCAAGTGCGCTTACAAGAGCGGCGAAGACGCTTCCTACGATGCCTGCTTCGATACGCTTGCCGGCAAATCCGTCTCCGTAGCCGCAAGCGGAACCACCAATAGAAATCTAAGGGGACACAGCCAGCGGATGGTCGGCAAGGGCCTCGCCCCCATCGATATCCGCGCCTTCGACAGCAACTCGGAAGCGATTCAGGCGATTGCTGCCGGCCAGGCCGTCGCTGCTTATCTCAACGATCCGCAGGCGGCGTACTACATCAACAACACCAACCCAAATTTCAAGCTGTCCTTCACCGGCTATGCCTCCAACCAGCTGGCACTGGCCGTCATGAAGGACAACACGGCGCTCGCCGATGCGCTCGTCAAGGGTCTCGAAGCTTTGAAAGCCGATGGCAGCTATGCCAAAATCCTTGCCAAGTGGGGCGTGGCGGAAGTTCCTTCCTTCACCTACTCCAAGTAA
- a CDS encoding SDR family oxidoreductase, with protein sequence MKIVIIGGTGLIGSKTAERLRKQGHEVVAAAPNTGVNTITGEGLAEVLDNAAVVIDLANSPSFEDKAVLDFFRTSGKNLTAAEKAAGVKRHVALSIVGTDRLPDSGYLRAKVAQEEIIRKSGIPYTVVRSTQFMEFLGGIAQAGTSGDTARLSTGDLQPIASDDVADFVAEAALAAPVNGIIEICGPERARLCDFVARYLKAIGDTRTVIADPDARYFGTRLETGSLVPDNNPRIGRIDFEHWFATAPRK encoded by the coding sequence ATGAAAATCGTCATTATCGGCGGCACCGGACTGATCGGCTCAAAGACCGCGGAGCGCCTGCGCAAGCAGGGGCATGAGGTCGTTGCCGCCGCCCCGAATACCGGCGTCAATACGATCACCGGGGAAGGCCTGGCCGAGGTACTCGATAATGCCGCGGTGGTGATCGACCTCGCGAACTCGCCGTCCTTCGAGGACAAGGCCGTGCTCGATTTTTTCCGGACGTCCGGCAAGAACCTGACGGCGGCGGAGAAGGCGGCCGGCGTCAAGCGTCACGTCGCGCTCTCGATCGTCGGCACGGACCGTCTGCCTGACAGCGGCTATCTTCGCGCCAAGGTCGCGCAGGAAGAGATCATCCGGAAATCCGGCATTCCCTATACGGTCGTGCGGTCCACGCAGTTCATGGAATTCCTGGGCGGCATTGCCCAGGCCGGCACATCCGGCGACACCGCCCGGCTATCGACGGGCGATCTCCAGCCGATCGCCTCCGACGATGTCGCCGATTTCGTAGCCGAGGCGGCGCTGGCCGCGCCGGTCAACGGCATCATCGAAATCTGCGGTCCTGAACGCGCGCGTCTTTGCGATTTCGTCGCGCGCTACCTCAAGGCGATCGGCGATACCCGTACCGTCATCGCCGATCCGGATGCCCGCTATTTCGGAACCAGACTGGAGACCGGTTCTCTCGTCCCCGACAACAATCCCCGCATCGGCCGGATCGACTTCGAGCACTGGTTCGCAACGGCTCCCCGGAAATAA
- the tcyL gene encoding L-cystine transport system permease protein TcyL, with amino-acid sequence MTVWSWSAFFEYLFSPFLLYGAWTTIWLTIVSAILGLLLGGVVAAVRMSGVGWLQKIAFFYVWLMRGTPLLVQLVIIYTGLPQIGIKFDVVTCALLGLALNEAAYLSEIIRGAVQSVGVGQRNAAMALGLTRFQAMRDVILPQATRVMLPMLGNSVNGLLKTTSLTSAISMEELLRRTNLLIQERFLTLELFVVASIYYLVMTSAWSLVQTWLERRFGRGFEEEARLENAEQR; translated from the coding sequence ATGACGGTCTGGAGCTGGTCCGCCTTCTTCGAATACCTGTTCAGCCCCTTCCTGCTTTACGGGGCTTGGACGACAATCTGGCTGACGATCGTTTCGGCGATCTTGGGCCTCCTGCTGGGGGGGGTGGTCGCAGCCGTCCGCATGAGCGGCGTAGGCTGGCTGCAGAAGATCGCCTTCTTTTACGTCTGGCTGATGCGCGGCACGCCGCTGCTCGTGCAGCTCGTCATCATCTATACCGGCCTGCCGCAAATCGGCATCAAGTTCGATGTGGTGACCTGCGCGCTGCTCGGTCTGGCTCTCAACGAAGCGGCCTATCTATCGGAGATCATCCGCGGGGCGGTGCAATCCGTCGGGGTCGGCCAGCGGAACGCGGCCATGGCGCTCGGGCTGACGAGATTCCAGGCGATGCGCGACGTCATCCTGCCGCAGGCGACCCGCGTCATGCTGCCGATGCTCGGCAACAGCGTTAACGGGCTTCTGAAGACGACGTCACTGACCTCCGCGATCTCGATGGAAGAGCTGTTGCGCCGGACCAACCTTCTCATCCAGGAGCGCTTCCTGACGCTGGAACTCTTCGTCGTCGCGTCGATCTATTATCTCGTCATGACCTCCGCTTGGTCGCTCGTCCAGACATGGCTGGAACGGCGCTTCGGGCGCGGATTCGAGGAAGAAGCGAGGTTGGAAAATGCCGAACAGCGCTGA
- a CDS encoding Polar amino acid transport system permease protein — translation MIWDFDTFWTYLFNREIAMAALVTLVVATVAQVLATVVGFFVALMLRGRVAFKRFAQTYVWAFRGIPPLVLLLLFYFGLPQLGLRLSVLQAGVAGLSLYASAYMAEIFRAAFDTIDRGQHEAAWSLGYSRLETMRSVLLPQALRIILPPFGNEFTSMMRTTSLLSVISFQELVRVTTMAINETFRPFELYSVAALYYLAMTTGWMLIQHLLERAALHGNRRDATPLSLTEH, via the coding sequence GTGATCTGGGACTTCGATACCTTCTGGACCTACCTCTTCAACCGCGAGATTGCGATGGCAGCGCTGGTGACTCTTGTCGTCGCCACCGTCGCCCAGGTGCTTGCGACGGTCGTCGGTTTCTTCGTCGCGCTCATGCTCCGCGGGCGCGTGGCCTTCAAGCGTTTCGCGCAGACTTATGTGTGGGCGTTTCGCGGCATTCCGCCGCTCGTGCTGCTTCTCCTGTTCTATTTCGGCCTCCCTCAGCTCGGGTTGCGCCTTTCGGTGCTGCAGGCGGGCGTCGCGGGGCTTTCCTTATATGCTTCCGCCTATATGGCCGAAATCTTCCGGGCGGCTTTCGATACAATCGATCGCGGCCAGCACGAGGCGGCATGGTCGCTCGGATACTCGCGCCTCGAGACCATGCGGTCCGTGCTTCTGCCGCAAGCTCTGAGAATCATCCTGCCGCCGTTCGGCAACGAGTTCACCTCGATGATGCGCACCACGTCGCTGCTGTCGGTGATCTCGTTCCAGGAACTCGTCCGCGTCACGACGATGGCGATCAACGAGACCTTCCGTCCCTTCGAACTCTATTCCGTCGCCGCGCTTTATTACCTCGCGATGACGACCGGTTGGATGCTGATCCAGCACCTCCTTGAACGCGCTGCGCTGCATGGCAACCGGCGCGACGCCACCCCCTTGTCCTTAACAGAGCACTGA
- a CDS encoding hypothetical protein (Evidence 5 : Unknown function): protein MPGKSMRGVLVEYAPGGFSEGHTHPVSAFIYATVLEGAIRSQVNDGPATVYKAGESFSEFPGDRHGISENASKTSPAKLLAVFVVDTAQQELTFPLKK, encoded by the coding sequence GTGCCAGGCAAGAGCATGAGAGGCGTTCTCGTCGAGTATGCTCCGGGTGGCTTCTCGGAGGGCCACACGCACCCCGTCTCGGCCTTCATCTATGCGACCGTGCTCGAAGGAGCGATCCGCAGCCAGGTCAATGACGGTCCCGCCACTGTCTACAAGGCCGGCGAGAGCTTCTCGGAATTCCCGGGAGACCGTCACGGTATCAGCGAAAACGCGAGCAAGACCTCCCCGGCAAAACTGCTCGCCGTGTTCGTCGTCGATACCGCACAGCAGGAACTGACGTTCCCGCTCAAGAAGT
- a CDS encoding Polar amino acid transport system permease protein: protein MPWDSALFSGMLFSPTMAWAAWTTLWIATLCQTLGTLIGFLVAPMMLGKPRLPRLFAFVYLWIFRGTPLLVQILFFYAVLPLLGMRLSVLTTGILALSLNEGPRMAEIIRAGLISVSPDQREAAASLGLKRLQTFFLVVLPQALRAIIPPLGNNYSYMIKATSLLSAISVSELLRNSQQLAQATGHPLEIYAAAACWYMGMISLIMIAQSFIEKRLHRADRQRREVVHVERPVDVQSAVLHPFDLSIGAPLLQASNIRKRLGSTLAVDDVSLSIHPGEVIVVIGPSGSGKSTLLRCLNYLESPDSGALLLEGEAFGPSRLKEGSAAAFDRKAFERQRRRIGMVFQRFNLFSHMTAQENIARGLVRVLGRPRFDARKRAVDLLREFGLSGLEHKYPSELSGGQKQRVAIARSISMEPALMLFDEPTSALDPETVGDVLGAMQKLARQGMTMVIVTHEMGFARSVADRIVVMDHGRIIEHGTADQVFGNPLHERTRTFLAQLADVAPRRQAIPAE, encoded by the coding sequence ATGCCCTGGGACTCGGCGTTGTTTTCCGGAATGCTGTTTTCGCCGACCATGGCCTGGGCGGCGTGGACGACGCTCTGGATCGCGACGCTCTGCCAGACGCTTGGAACCCTGATCGGGTTCCTCGTTGCGCCGATGATGTTGGGGAAACCGCGTCTACCGCGGCTGTTCGCCTTCGTTTATCTCTGGATCTTCCGCGGCACGCCGCTTCTGGTGCAGATCCTGTTCTTCTATGCGGTGCTGCCGCTGCTCGGCATGCGGCTGTCGGTGCTGACGACCGGCATCCTTGCGCTGTCCCTCAACGAGGGGCCGCGCATGGCGGAAATCATCCGCGCCGGGCTGATTTCGGTTTCCCCGGATCAGCGGGAGGCGGCGGCATCGCTTGGCCTCAAGCGGCTGCAGACGTTTTTCCTGGTCGTGCTGCCGCAGGCACTGCGCGCCATCATCCCGCCGCTCGGCAACAATTACAGCTACATGATCAAGGCGACGTCGCTGCTGTCGGCGATCTCGGTCAGCGAGCTTCTCAGAAACTCGCAGCAGTTGGCCCAGGCGACTGGCCATCCGCTGGAAATCTACGCGGCGGCGGCCTGCTGGTACATGGGCATGATCAGCCTCATCATGATCGCCCAGTCGTTCATCGAAAAGCGCCTGCATCGCGCGGACCGGCAAAGGCGCGAAGTCGTGCATGTCGAGCGGCCCGTCGATGTCCAGTCCGCCGTGCTGCATCCCTTCGATCTGTCGATCGGTGCGCCGCTGCTGCAGGCGAGCAATATCAGGAAGCGGCTGGGCAGCACGCTCGCGGTTGACGACGTCAGCCTCAGTATTCATCCCGGCGAAGTGATCGTGGTGATCGGTCCCTCGGGGTCCGGCAAATCGACGCTGCTGCGCTGCCTGAACTATCTGGAATCGCCGGATAGCGGCGCGCTTCTTCTGGAAGGGGAGGCATTCGGTCCGAGCCGCCTGAAAGAAGGGTCGGCCGCTGCCTTCGATCGCAAGGCGTTCGAGCGGCAGAGACGGCGGATCGGCATGGTCTTCCAGCGCTTCAACCTCTTCAGCCACATGACGGCGCAGGAAAACATCGCGCGTGGCCTTGTCCGGGTTCTCGGCAGGCCGCGGTTCGACGCGCGAAAGCGGGCCGTCGACCTGTTGCGCGAATTCGGCCTGTCCGGGCTCGAACATAAATATCCGTCCGAACTCTCCGGCGGCCAGAAGCAGCGCGTCGCCATCGCCCGTTCGATCTCGATGGAGCCGGCGCTGATGCTGTTCGACGAGCCGACATCCGCGCTCGATCCGGAGACGGTCGGCGACGTGCTCGGCGCCATGCAGAAGCTCGCCCGCCAGGGCATGACTATGGTGATCGTCACGCATGAAATGGGATTTGCGCGCTCGGTGGCGGACCGGATCGTCGTGATGGATCACGGTCGCATCATCGAACACGGCACAGCGGATCAGGTCTTCGGAAATCCGCTTCACGAGCGGACGCGGACGTTCCTGGCACAATTGGCGGACGTTGCTCCCCGCAGGCAGGCCATACCTGCGGAATAG
- a CDS encoding hypothetical protein (Evidence 5 : Unknown function) — MPNFDKYRILLQFVQQISVVERGRLDRLKLTIKSYASQKATALR, encoded by the coding sequence TTGCCAAATTTCGATAAATATCGGATTTTACTGCAGTTTGTACAGCAAATCTCTGTTGTCGAACGAGGTCGGCTTGATCGGCTGAAACTAACTATCAAATCCTATGCGAGCCAGAAAGCGACTGCACTTCGCTAG
- a CDS encoding transposase, with translation MMFKGRHFDQSVILLCVRWYLAYNLSLRDLEEMMAERGVCVDHATINRWVRRFSPMLLERFNRRKRAVSGKWHMDETYIKVRGQWMYLYRAIDSVGDTVEFLLREQRDLLAAKRFLRKALHRHGRPDCIVIDGSQTNQEAIIACDSESRLRDRTARALKPIRIRGSQYLNNRIEQDHRRIKRRVRPMMGFKAFSSAEATLAGLEMVHMMRKHQGRFAFNPRPTLKTQFEAIAA, from the coding sequence ATGATGTTCAAAGGTCGCCACTTCGATCAGTCTGTCATCCTGCTATGCGTGCGCTGGTATCTGGCTTACAATTTGAGCCTGCGCGATCTGGAGGAGATGATGGCTGAGCGCGGCGTCTGTGTGGATCACGCGACCATTAATCGCTGGGTCAGGCGCTTCTCGCCAATGCTGCTGGAACGCTTCAACCGCCGCAAGCGCGCTGTATCCGGCAAATGGCATATGGACGAAACCTACATCAAGGTCCGCGGTCAGTGGATGTACCTCTATCGCGCCATCGACAGTGTCGGCGATACGGTGGAGTTCCTGCTGCGCGAGCAACGCGATCTGCTGGCGGCCAAGCGCTTTCTGCGCAAAGCACTGCACCGGCATGGTCGGCCCGACTGCATTGTTATCGACGGCAGCCAAACCAATCAGGAAGCTATCATCGCCTGTGACAGCGAAAGCCGGTTACGGGATCGAACGGCCAGAGCCCTGAAGCCGATCCGAATACGCGGCAGCCAATATCTCAACAACCGGATCGAGCAGGATCACCGGCGCATCAAGCGCCGGGTCAGACCGATGATGGGGTTCAAGGCGTTCTCATCAGCTGAGGCTACATTGGCCGGCCTCGAGATGGTTCATATGATGCGCAAGCATCAGGGACGTTTTGCCTTCAACCCGAGGCCAACCCTGAAGACGCAATTCGAGGCAATCGCCGCCTGA
- a CDS encoding DNA polymerase III beta subunit: protein MGSNLDCEVRADITRAEWDENFAVALPAKQLVDLVRGMPAGSVIRLTPQGADVTVQCGRSRYKMPSLLAEDFPRLIAPDDATRLIIAGAELAEAMAAVAHAQADDKDWQNAGTRLSLCGGDLRVDAYCRRMYTRRTAPLVEDAEGSASAIVPREVAPSLIKIAADSASITLHLAANLIRVEGNGVTLTTKVVEAQWPDFDGQFPREPWHVITVERAPLAAALDRLSGVLVAKEASSRAVAIDFTASETLSLSVRDSIGGDGAEEVAASVATDGEREGAQAFKVYPRQVLDLLKATKANSVTIAIFDPAKPWRMTPSGAAPDDLSEIAFTSHIA, encoded by the coding sequence ATGGGCAGCAATCTTGATTGCGAGGTGCGGGCGGATATCACCCGCGCCGAGTGGGATGAGAATTTCGCCGTCGCCTTGCCGGCGAAGCAGCTGGTGGACCTGGTGCGCGGCATGCCCGCCGGCAGCGTCATCCGCCTCACCCCCCAGGGCGCCGACGTCACCGTGCAATGCGGACGGTCGCGCTACAAGATGCCGTCGTTGCTGGCGGAGGACTTCCCGCGCCTCATCGCGCCGGACGACGCCACGCGCCTCATTATCGCCGGGGCCGAGCTGGCGGAGGCCATGGCGGCCGTGGCCCATGCCCAGGCTGATGACAAGGACTGGCAGAACGCCGGCACGCGGTTGTCCCTGTGTGGCGGTGATCTCAGGGTCGATGCCTATTGCCGCAGGATGTACACGCGCCGCACCGCGCCCCTGGTGGAGGATGCGGAGGGCAGCGCGAGCGCCATCGTGCCGCGCGAGGTTGCGCCCAGCCTCATCAAGATCGCGGCCGACAGCGCCAGCATCACGCTGCACCTCGCGGCCAATCTCATTCGGGTGGAAGGCAACGGCGTCACCCTCACCACGAAGGTGGTGGAGGCGCAATGGCCGGACTTTGATGGCCAGTTCCCGCGTGAGCCCTGGCATGTCATCACCGTGGAGCGGGCGCCGCTGGCGGCGGCGCTCGATCGCCTCTCCGGCGTGCTTGTCGCGAAGGAAGCGAGCAGCCGCGCCGTCGCCATTGATTTCACGGCGAGCGAGACGCTGTCGCTATCCGTGCGCGATTCCATCGGCGGCGACGGGGCGGAAGAGGTCGCGGCGTCGGTGGCGACAGATGGCGAGCGCGAGGGCGCGCAGGCCTTCAAGGTCTACCCCAGGCAAGTGCTCGATCTCCTGAAGGCCACCAAGGCCAATAGCGTCACCATCGCGATTTTCGATCCCGCCAAGCCCTGGCGGATGACCCCGTCCGGCGCGGCGCCGGACGATCTGTCCGAAATCGCATTCACGTCACACATTGCTTGA
- a CDS encoding 4-hydroxy-tetrahydrodipicolinate reductase codes for MTGTTTRTANIVLYGVGALGGLVMKALQADYPMIRVVGAIDHDPAKTGKRLQELFPMNEGIDGIVVAPDLKSCLEAVGEKVDVVLHMTESKPAAIEAQLGEILEAGINVVSAAESMFYPGLRYSGFTERLHALAVSKGVTITGAGINPGYIFDAIPLTLARATSDVKSVTLTRAIDVTGTGPGDIEHVGYGLWPDEFKQKIAAGQIEGHMGMPESIVLIAERLNMDIDRIEERWETETASFPVDSGDASLGILEAGRVIGISQYAEGKRGDETVISMSLIMYYQPEKFGLEIADRIEIVGAHHIRASLVPAALSLFGAANTVVNCVQDVLSAAPGVANILDFGMGGANRSGFTYAVDPDQPPRPGRMSLVKKAI; via the coding sequence ATGACTGGTACCACCACGAGGACGGCAAACATCGTTCTCTATGGCGTCGGCGCACTGGGAGGCCTTGTAATGAAGGCACTGCAGGCGGATTACCCGATGATCCGGGTCGTCGGCGCGATCGATCACGATCCGGCGAAGACCGGCAAGCGGCTTCAGGAGCTGTTTCCGATGAACGAGGGTATCGACGGGATCGTCGTCGCCCCGGACCTCAAGTCCTGCCTCGAGGCGGTCGGCGAAAAGGTTGACGTGGTACTGCACATGACGGAATCGAAGCCGGCGGCGATCGAGGCGCAACTTGGCGAAATCCTCGAAGCCGGCATCAACGTGGTTTCGGCCGCCGAATCCATGTTCTATCCCGGCCTGCGCTATTCCGGCTTCACCGAGCGACTGCATGCGCTCGCTGTTTCCAAGGGTGTGACGATCACCGGCGCGGGCATCAATCCCGGCTACATCTTCGATGCCATTCCGTTGACACTCGCGCGTGCGACCAGCGACGTCAAATCGGTGACGCTGACGCGTGCTATCGACGTTACCGGCACTGGCCCGGGCGATATCGAACATGTCGGCTATGGTCTGTGGCCGGACGAGTTCAAGCAGAAGATCGCCGCCGGGCAAATCGAGGGGCATATGGGCATGCCGGAGTCGATCGTGCTGATCGCCGAGCGGCTGAACATGGATATCGACAGGATCGAGGAGCGGTGGGAGACGGAAACGGCTTCCTTCCCGGTCGATTCCGGCGATGCCAGCCTCGGCATCCTGGAAGCCGGCCGCGTGATCGGTATCAGCCAGTATGCCGAAGGCAAGCGCGGCGACGAGACGGTGATCTCGATGAGCCTCATCATGTATTACCAGCCGGAAAAGTTCGGGCTGGAGATCGCGGACCGGATCGAGATCGTCGGCGCCCATCATATCCGGGCAAGCCTCGTGCCAGCGGCGCTGTCGCTGTTCGGCGCGGCCAACACCGTCGTCAACTGTGTGCAGGATGTCCTGTCAGCAGCGCCCGGCGTGGCGAACATCCTCGATTTCGGCATGGGCGGCGCAAACCGCAGCGGCTTCACCTATGCGGTCGATCCGGACCAGCCGCCCCGCCCCGGCCGGATGTCCCTCGTCAAGAAGGCAATCTGA